From a region of the Labrus mixtus chromosome 5, fLabMix1.1, whole genome shotgun sequence genome:
- the LOC132974054 gene encoding AP2-associated protein kinase 1-like isoform X8 — protein MKKFFDTRRELVSSGPGPGAGGGGGAGSGGGGSFIGRVFTIGRYQVTVEEIVAEGGFAIVFLVRTHQSVRCALKRMYVNNEHDLQVCKLEIQIMRDLVGNKNIVGFLDSSITAVGAGDVWEVLILMDFCRGGQVVNLMNQRLQTGFTEAEVLQIFCDTCEAVARLHQCKTPIIHRDLKVENILLHDRGHYVLCDFGSATNHFQNPQTEGVPLVEEEIKKYTTLSYRAPEMVNLYGEKVITTKADIWAMGCLLYKLCYFTLPFGESQVAICDGSFTIPDNSRYSQDMHCLIRYMLEPDPDNRPDIYQISYFAFKLAGRECPVHNVHNSPIPAKLPEPIRASEAVAKKSQSKARLTDPLPTLETSIAPRQRPKAGQAQPQPISGILPIQPALTPRKRPNMAAGATQAIGVGVPPPASAAVQPPQQTPAAPQQAQIANLQPQASQQHQQLLMRQQHAFLSPQGNQQHQLVQNLHQQQHQTVSQASTKLQPKAKIVPPVATMQEKHQQHVPPVHETAASHLTAIPESAAVDPEVVTAGRVLHKVGSLTPPSSPKTATKSGHRRILSDVTHSTVFGVPVSKSTQLLQSAAAEASLNKSKSASTTPSGSPCSSQQSVYHPGDGDAQSALAAPVSVSSWNPFGDDNFSKLTAEELLNKDFAKLAETAAPGEKVTGSIENLIQGLTAFPDSLTGEDSLLGCDLLSHSSHGNQSVSAIASSCSSAPPGSSSGSCLEELQPAQTASDCSLLMSCGEKGNDDEFDPIPVLISKNSNQDVQGESNGYSVLGEVQETELPEGDSQTNEGCVHSSDEDEEKEDHKEEEQDEGASESHVAAHDCSGSRPLLMDSDEEEEQSALHSLAAPTQPSTTFQPPAPSTFAQNHSQHVHEPIIAAEGITDVFTKAPFRIGQEDSNDVFANAPFPSMNAQQQLDVFSQAPFGKRKEVVGAQLKTSYPHAGGGNAVSPDQGALGQVAQQPFRPQALAKYSRHFEGPLPQQPVAAHRVVSNVSRQAAVASVPVGPLHSWTSEVSPVDPFVSAPFHLKAPQEKP, from the exons gaGGTTTTGCCATCGTTTTTTTGGTGCGGACTCATCAAAGTGTACGTTGTGCCCTTAAAAGGATGTATGTCAACAATGAACACGACCTGCAAGTCTGCAAACTTGAGATCCAGATTATG aGGGACCTTGTGGGCAACAAAAACATAGTTGGTTTCCTGGACTCCAGCATAACTGCAGTTGGGGCTGGCGATGTGTGGGAAGTGTTAATCTTAATGGACTTCTGTCGAG gtGGACAGGTTGTTAACCTGATGAACCAGCGGTTACAGACAGGCTTCACTGAGGCTGAAGTGTTACAGATCTTTTGTGACACGTGTGAAGCTGTCGCTCGTCTCCACCAGTGCAAGACTCCAATCATCCACAGAGATCTCAAG GTGGAAAATATTCTTCTGCATGATCGGGGACATTACGTGCTCTGTGATTTTGGAAGTGCCACTAACCACTTCCAAAACCCCCAGACAGAGGGGGTGCCATTGGTGGAGGAGGAAatcaaaaa GTACACTACTCTGTCATACCGTGCTCCGGAGATGGTCAACCTCTACGGTGAAAAGGTCATCACAACAAAAGCCGACATTTGG GCCATGGGTTGTCTACTGTATAAGCTGTGCTACTTCACGCTTCCTTTTGGAGAGAGCCAAGTGGCGATCTGTGATGGAAGTTTCACAATCCCAGACAACTCCCGCTACTCCCAGGACATGCACTGTCTCATCA GATACATGCTGGAACCTGACCCAGATAACAGACCAGACATCTACCAAATATCCTACTTTGCCTTCAAACTGGCTGGACGAGAGTGTCCAGTCCACAATGTACAT AATTCTCCCATTCCTGCAAAACTCCCTGAGCCTATCCGAGCCAGTGAAGCAGTGGCCAAAAAGAGTCAATCCAAAGCCAG ACTCACAGACCCTTTACCGACTCTAGAAACCTCAATTGCACCTCGGCAACGACCCAAGGCTGGCCAGGCTCAGCCCCAGCCAATATCAGGCATTCTCCCCATCCAGCCAGCTCTCACCCCTCGAAAGAGACCCAACATGGCTGCTGGAGCAACACAGGCCATAG GTGTTGGTGTCCCACCTCCAGCTTCAGCTGCTGTCCAACCTCCTCAACAGACTCCTGCAGCACCACAGCAAGCTCAGATAGCCAACTTGCAGCCACAGGCTtcacagcagcaccagcagctcCTCATGAGGCAGCAACACGCCTTCTTAAGCCCACAGGGTAACCAGCAG CATCAACTGGTACAGAACCTCCACCAGCAGCAACATCAAACAGTGTCTCAGGCGTCTACCAAGCTGCAGCCCAAAGCTAAGATTGTTCCTCCAGTTGCTACCATGCAAGAGAAACACCAGCAGCATGTACCCCCTGTCCATGAAACAGCAGCCTCTCATCTGACCGCCATCCCAGAGTCCGCAGCTGTCGACCCAGAGGTTGTG ACGGCTGGCAGAGTGCTGCACAAAGTCGGCTCCCTCACACCCCCCTCTTCGCCAAAGACAGCCACTAAGAGTGGCCACAGACGCATCCTGAGCGATGTCACTCACAGCACAGTGTTTGGAGTCCCAGTAAGCAAGTCCACCCAGCTCCTCCAGTCAGCCGCAGCTGAGGCCAGCCTCAACAAGTCCAA ATCAGCCAGCACTACTCCTTCTGGTTCCCCCTGCTCGTCCCAGCAGAGTGTTTATCATCCAGGTGATGGTGATGCCCAGTCAGCCCTCGCTGCACCCGTCTCTGTGTCCAGCTGGAACCCTTTTGGTGATGATAATTTCTCCAAGCTAACAGCAGAGGAGCTGCTAAACAAAGACTTTGCAAAGCTAGCTGAGA CTGCTGCACCAGGAGAGAAAGTCACAGGCTCCATTGAAAATCTCATTCAAGGGCTCACTGCTTTTCCAG ACTCACTCACTGGGGAGGACTCTCTGCTGGGTTGTGATCTGTTATCTCACTCCTCTCATGGAAACCAGTCTGTTTCTGCTATcgcttcctcctgctcctctgctcctcctggcTCCAGCTCTGGTTCCtgtctggaggagctgcagcctgCTCAGACAGCTTCTG ACTGTTCTCTCCTCATGTCGTGTGGGGAGAAAGGCAATGACGACGAGTTTGACCCTATCCCCGTGCTCATCtccaaaaactcaaatcaag ATGTGCAAGGGGAGAGTAACGGCTACTCTGTGCTCGGTGAGGTACAAGAGACCGAACTTCCAGAAGGAGATTCTCAAACTAACGAGGGATGTGTGCACTCCAGTGATGAAGACGAGGAGAAAGAAGACcataaggaggaggagcaggatgagGGAGCCTCTGAGAGTCATGTAGCAGCTCATGACTGCAGTGGCTCAAGACCTCTACTGATGGACTCTGACGAGGAAGAAGAACAGTCAGCCCTCCACTCATTAGCAGCACCAACACAACCATCTACTACCTTCCAACCACCTGCTCCCAGCACATTTGCTCAGAATCATTCCCAGCATGTACACGAACCAATAATTGCAGCTGAAGGAATTACAGATGTTTTCACAAAAGCCCCCTTTCGGATTGGGCAAGAAGACTCAAATGATGTGTTTGCCAACGCTCCATTTCCTTCCATGAATGCTCAGCAGCAGCTCGACGTTTTCTCTCAAGCTCCCTtcgggaaaagaaaagaagttgTAGGAGCGCAGCTCAAGACCTCATACCCTCATGCAGGAGGCGGTAATGCTGTCAGCCCTGATCAAGGTGCGTTGGGACAAGTTGCCCAACAACCATTCCGCCCACAAGCTTTAGCCAAATACTCCCGACACTTTGAGGGACCCCTGCCCCAGCAGCCAGTAGCAGCTCACAGAGTTGTGTCTAACGTGAGCAGGCAAGCTGCTGTGGCATCCGTCCCTGTGGGACCTCTTCACTCATGGACCTCAGAAGTGAGCCCTGTAGACCCTTTCGTCTCTGCACCCTTTCACCTCAAGGCCCCACAAGAAAAGCCTTGA
- the LOC132974054 gene encoding AP2-associated protein kinase 1-like isoform X9 has protein sequence MKKFFDTRRELVSSGPGPGAGGGGGAGSGGGGSFIGRVFTIGRYQVTVEEIVAEGGFAIVFLVRTHQSVRCALKRMYVNNEHDLQVCKLEIQIMRDLVGNKNIVGFLDSSITAVGAGDVWEVLILMDFCRGGQVVNLMNQRLQTGFTEAEVLQIFCDTCEAVARLHQCKTPIIHRDLKVENILLHDRGHYVLCDFGSATNHFQNPQTEGVPLVEEEIKKYTTLSYRAPEMVNLYGEKVITTKADIWAMGCLLYKLCYFTLPFGESQVAICDGSFTIPDNSRYSQDMHCLIRYMLEPDPDNRPDIYQISYFAFKLAGRECPVHNVHNSPIPAKLPEPIRASEAVAKKSQSKARLTDPLPTLETSIAPRQRPKAGQAQPQPISGILPIQPALTPRKRPNMAAGATQAIGVGVPPPASAAVQPPQQTPAAPQQAQIANLQPQASQQHQQLLMRQQHAFLSPQGNQQTAGRVLHKVGSLTPPSSPKTATKSGHRRILSDVTHSTVFGVPVSKSTQLLQSAAAEASLNKSKSASTTPSGSPCSSQQSVYHPGDGDAQSALAAPVSVSSWNPFGDDNFSKLTAEELLNKDFAKLAETAAPGEKVTGSIENLIQGLTAFPAETTACIMGAGSALLTVQDPLNTIFLPDATVKAVVCVDSLIPGLEAPLAQRHSGQPELIPVSMLDSLTGEDSLLGCDLLSHSSHGNQSVSAIASSCSSAPPGSSSGSCLEELQPAQTASDCSLLMSCGEKGNDDEFDPIPVLISKNSNQDVQGESNGYSVLGEVQETELPEGDSQTNEGCVHSSDEDEEKEDHKEEEQDEGASESHVAAHDCSGSRPLLMDSDEEEEQSALHSLAAPTQPSTTFQPPAPSTFAQNHSQHVHEPIIAAEGITDVFTKAPFRIGQEDSNDVFANAPFPSMNAQQQLDVFSQAPFGKRKEVVGAQLKTSYPHAGGGNAVSPDQGALGQVAQQPFRPQALAKYSRHFEGPLPQQPVAAHRVVSNVSRQAAVASVPVGPLHSWTSEVSPVDPFVSAPFHLKAPQEKP, from the exons gaGGTTTTGCCATCGTTTTTTTGGTGCGGACTCATCAAAGTGTACGTTGTGCCCTTAAAAGGATGTATGTCAACAATGAACACGACCTGCAAGTCTGCAAACTTGAGATCCAGATTATG aGGGACCTTGTGGGCAACAAAAACATAGTTGGTTTCCTGGACTCCAGCATAACTGCAGTTGGGGCTGGCGATGTGTGGGAAGTGTTAATCTTAATGGACTTCTGTCGAG gtGGACAGGTTGTTAACCTGATGAACCAGCGGTTACAGACAGGCTTCACTGAGGCTGAAGTGTTACAGATCTTTTGTGACACGTGTGAAGCTGTCGCTCGTCTCCACCAGTGCAAGACTCCAATCATCCACAGAGATCTCAAG GTGGAAAATATTCTTCTGCATGATCGGGGACATTACGTGCTCTGTGATTTTGGAAGTGCCACTAACCACTTCCAAAACCCCCAGACAGAGGGGGTGCCATTGGTGGAGGAGGAAatcaaaaa GTACACTACTCTGTCATACCGTGCTCCGGAGATGGTCAACCTCTACGGTGAAAAGGTCATCACAACAAAAGCCGACATTTGG GCCATGGGTTGTCTACTGTATAAGCTGTGCTACTTCACGCTTCCTTTTGGAGAGAGCCAAGTGGCGATCTGTGATGGAAGTTTCACAATCCCAGACAACTCCCGCTACTCCCAGGACATGCACTGTCTCATCA GATACATGCTGGAACCTGACCCAGATAACAGACCAGACATCTACCAAATATCCTACTTTGCCTTCAAACTGGCTGGACGAGAGTGTCCAGTCCACAATGTACAT AATTCTCCCATTCCTGCAAAACTCCCTGAGCCTATCCGAGCCAGTGAAGCAGTGGCCAAAAAGAGTCAATCCAAAGCCAG ACTCACAGACCCTTTACCGACTCTAGAAACCTCAATTGCACCTCGGCAACGACCCAAGGCTGGCCAGGCTCAGCCCCAGCCAATATCAGGCATTCTCCCCATCCAGCCAGCTCTCACCCCTCGAAAGAGACCCAACATGGCTGCTGGAGCAACACAGGCCATAG GTGTTGGTGTCCCACCTCCAGCTTCAGCTGCTGTCCAACCTCCTCAACAGACTCCTGCAGCACCACAGCAAGCTCAGATAGCCAACTTGCAGCCACAGGCTtcacagcagcaccagcagctcCTCATGAGGCAGCAACACGCCTTCTTAAGCCCACAGGGTAACCAGCAG ACGGCTGGCAGAGTGCTGCACAAAGTCGGCTCCCTCACACCCCCCTCTTCGCCAAAGACAGCCACTAAGAGTGGCCACAGACGCATCCTGAGCGATGTCACTCACAGCACAGTGTTTGGAGTCCCAGTAAGCAAGTCCACCCAGCTCCTCCAGTCAGCCGCAGCTGAGGCCAGCCTCAACAAGTCCAA ATCAGCCAGCACTACTCCTTCTGGTTCCCCCTGCTCGTCCCAGCAGAGTGTTTATCATCCAGGTGATGGTGATGCCCAGTCAGCCCTCGCTGCACCCGTCTCTGTGTCCAGCTGGAACCCTTTTGGTGATGATAATTTCTCCAAGCTAACAGCAGAGGAGCTGCTAAACAAAGACTTTGCAAAGCTAGCTGAGA CTGCTGCACCAGGAGAGAAAGTCACAGGCTCCATTGAAAATCTCATTCAAGGGCTCACTGCTTTTCCAG CTGAAACAACTGCCTGCATCATGGGTGCAGGTTCAGCATTGTTGACAGTCCAGGACCCCTTAAATACCATCTTCCTCCCGGACGCCACAg TGAAAGCAGTGGTGTGTGTGGATTCACTGATTCCTGGCTTGGAAGCCCCGCTGGCCCAGAGACATTCAGGCCAGCCAGAGCTCATCCCTGTCAGCATGCTAG ACTCACTCACTGGGGAGGACTCTCTGCTGGGTTGTGATCTGTTATCTCACTCCTCTCATGGAAACCAGTCTGTTTCTGCTATcgcttcctcctgctcctctgctcctcctggcTCCAGCTCTGGTTCCtgtctggaggagctgcagcctgCTCAGACAGCTTCTG ACTGTTCTCTCCTCATGTCGTGTGGGGAGAAAGGCAATGACGACGAGTTTGACCCTATCCCCGTGCTCATCtccaaaaactcaaatcaag ATGTGCAAGGGGAGAGTAACGGCTACTCTGTGCTCGGTGAGGTACAAGAGACCGAACTTCCAGAAGGAGATTCTCAAACTAACGAGGGATGTGTGCACTCCAGTGATGAAGACGAGGAGAAAGAAGACcataaggaggaggagcaggatgagGGAGCCTCTGAGAGTCATGTAGCAGCTCATGACTGCAGTGGCTCAAGACCTCTACTGATGGACTCTGACGAGGAAGAAGAACAGTCAGCCCTCCACTCATTAGCAGCACCAACACAACCATCTACTACCTTCCAACCACCTGCTCCCAGCACATTTGCTCAGAATCATTCCCAGCATGTACACGAACCAATAATTGCAGCTGAAGGAATTACAGATGTTTTCACAAAAGCCCCCTTTCGGATTGGGCAAGAAGACTCAAATGATGTGTTTGCCAACGCTCCATTTCCTTCCATGAATGCTCAGCAGCAGCTCGACGTTTTCTCTCAAGCTCCCTtcgggaaaagaaaagaagttgTAGGAGCGCAGCTCAAGACCTCATACCCTCATGCAGGAGGCGGTAATGCTGTCAGCCCTGATCAAGGTGCGTTGGGACAAGTTGCCCAACAACCATTCCGCCCACAAGCTTTAGCCAAATACTCCCGACACTTTGAGGGACCCCTGCCCCAGCAGCCAGTAGCAGCTCACAGAGTTGTGTCTAACGTGAGCAGGCAAGCTGCTGTGGCATCCGTCCCTGTGGGACCTCTTCACTCATGGACCTCAGAAGTGAGCCCTGTAGACCCTTTCGTCTCTGCACCCTTTCACCTCAAGGCCCCACAAGAAAAGCCTTGA
- the LOC132974054 gene encoding AP2-associated protein kinase 1-like isoform X3: MKKFFDTRRELVSSGPGPGAGGGGGAGSGGGGSFIGRVFTIGRYQVTVEEIVAEGGFAIVFLVRTHQSVRCALKRMYVNNEHDLQVCKLEIQIMRDLVGNKNIVGFLDSSITAVGAGDVWEVLILMDFCRGGQVVNLMNQRLQTGFTEAEVLQIFCDTCEAVARLHQCKTPIIHRDLKVENILLHDRGHYVLCDFGSATNHFQNPQTEGVPLVEEEIKKYTTLSYRAPEMVNLYGEKVITTKADIWAMGCLLYKLCYFTLPFGESQVAICDGSFTIPDNSRYSQDMHCLIRYMLEPDPDNRPDIYQISYFAFKLAGRECPVHNVHNSPIPAKLPEPIRASEAVAKKSQSKARLTDPLPTLETSIAPRQRPKAGQAQPQPISGILPIQPALTPRKRPNMAAGATQAIGVGVPPPASAAVQPPQQTPAAPQQAQIANLQPQASQQHQQLLMRQQHAFLSPQGNQQHQLVQNLHQQQHQTVSQASTKLQPKAKIVPPVATMQEKHQQHVPPVHETAASHLTAIPESAAVDPEVVTAGRVLHKVGSLTPPSSPKTATKSGHRRILSDVTHSTVFGVPVSKSTQLLQSAAAEASLNKSKSASTTPSGSPCSSQQSVYHPGDGDAQSALAAPVSVSSWNPFGDDNFSKLTAEELLNKDFAKLAETAAPGEKVTGSIENLIQGLTAFPGSALLTVQDPLNTIFLPDATVKAVVCVDSLIPGLEAPLAQRHSGQPELIPVSMLDSLTGEDSLLGCDLLSHSSHGNQSVSAIASSCSSAPPGSSSGSCLEELQPAQTASDCSLLMSCGEKGNDDEFDPIPVLISKNSNQDVQGESNGYSVLGEVQETELPEGDSQTNEGCVHSSDEDEEKEDHKEEEQDEGASESHVAAHDCSGSRPLLMDSDEEEEQSALHSLAAPTQPSTTFQPPAPSTFAQNHSQHVHEPIIAAEGITDVFTKAPFRIGQEDSNDVFANAPFPSMNAQQQLDVFSQAPFGKRKEVVGAQLKTSYPHAGGGNAVSPDQGALGQVAQQPFRPQALAKYSRHFEGPLPQQPVAAHRVVSNVSRQAAVASVPVGPLHSWTSEVSPVDPFVSAPFHLKAPQEKP, encoded by the exons gaGGTTTTGCCATCGTTTTTTTGGTGCGGACTCATCAAAGTGTACGTTGTGCCCTTAAAAGGATGTATGTCAACAATGAACACGACCTGCAAGTCTGCAAACTTGAGATCCAGATTATG aGGGACCTTGTGGGCAACAAAAACATAGTTGGTTTCCTGGACTCCAGCATAACTGCAGTTGGGGCTGGCGATGTGTGGGAAGTGTTAATCTTAATGGACTTCTGTCGAG gtGGACAGGTTGTTAACCTGATGAACCAGCGGTTACAGACAGGCTTCACTGAGGCTGAAGTGTTACAGATCTTTTGTGACACGTGTGAAGCTGTCGCTCGTCTCCACCAGTGCAAGACTCCAATCATCCACAGAGATCTCAAG GTGGAAAATATTCTTCTGCATGATCGGGGACATTACGTGCTCTGTGATTTTGGAAGTGCCACTAACCACTTCCAAAACCCCCAGACAGAGGGGGTGCCATTGGTGGAGGAGGAAatcaaaaa GTACACTACTCTGTCATACCGTGCTCCGGAGATGGTCAACCTCTACGGTGAAAAGGTCATCACAACAAAAGCCGACATTTGG GCCATGGGTTGTCTACTGTATAAGCTGTGCTACTTCACGCTTCCTTTTGGAGAGAGCCAAGTGGCGATCTGTGATGGAAGTTTCACAATCCCAGACAACTCCCGCTACTCCCAGGACATGCACTGTCTCATCA GATACATGCTGGAACCTGACCCAGATAACAGACCAGACATCTACCAAATATCCTACTTTGCCTTCAAACTGGCTGGACGAGAGTGTCCAGTCCACAATGTACAT AATTCTCCCATTCCTGCAAAACTCCCTGAGCCTATCCGAGCCAGTGAAGCAGTGGCCAAAAAGAGTCAATCCAAAGCCAG ACTCACAGACCCTTTACCGACTCTAGAAACCTCAATTGCACCTCGGCAACGACCCAAGGCTGGCCAGGCTCAGCCCCAGCCAATATCAGGCATTCTCCCCATCCAGCCAGCTCTCACCCCTCGAAAGAGACCCAACATGGCTGCTGGAGCAACACAGGCCATAG GTGTTGGTGTCCCACCTCCAGCTTCAGCTGCTGTCCAACCTCCTCAACAGACTCCTGCAGCACCACAGCAAGCTCAGATAGCCAACTTGCAGCCACAGGCTtcacagcagcaccagcagctcCTCATGAGGCAGCAACACGCCTTCTTAAGCCCACAGGGTAACCAGCAG CATCAACTGGTACAGAACCTCCACCAGCAGCAACATCAAACAGTGTCTCAGGCGTCTACCAAGCTGCAGCCCAAAGCTAAGATTGTTCCTCCAGTTGCTACCATGCAAGAGAAACACCAGCAGCATGTACCCCCTGTCCATGAAACAGCAGCCTCTCATCTGACCGCCATCCCAGAGTCCGCAGCTGTCGACCCAGAGGTTGTG ACGGCTGGCAGAGTGCTGCACAAAGTCGGCTCCCTCACACCCCCCTCTTCGCCAAAGACAGCCACTAAGAGTGGCCACAGACGCATCCTGAGCGATGTCACTCACAGCACAGTGTTTGGAGTCCCAGTAAGCAAGTCCACCCAGCTCCTCCAGTCAGCCGCAGCTGAGGCCAGCCTCAACAAGTCCAA ATCAGCCAGCACTACTCCTTCTGGTTCCCCCTGCTCGTCCCAGCAGAGTGTTTATCATCCAGGTGATGGTGATGCCCAGTCAGCCCTCGCTGCACCCGTCTCTGTGTCCAGCTGGAACCCTTTTGGTGATGATAATTTCTCCAAGCTAACAGCAGAGGAGCTGCTAAACAAAGACTTTGCAAAGCTAGCTGAGA CTGCTGCACCAGGAGAGAAAGTCACAGGCTCCATTGAAAATCTCATTCAAGGGCTCACTGCTTTTCCAG GTTCAGCATTGTTGACAGTCCAGGACCCCTTAAATACCATCTTCCTCCCGGACGCCACAg TGAAAGCAGTGGTGTGTGTGGATTCACTGATTCCTGGCTTGGAAGCCCCGCTGGCCCAGAGACATTCAGGCCAGCCAGAGCTCATCCCTGTCAGCATGCTAG ACTCACTCACTGGGGAGGACTCTCTGCTGGGTTGTGATCTGTTATCTCACTCCTCTCATGGAAACCAGTCTGTTTCTGCTATcgcttcctcctgctcctctgctcctcctggcTCCAGCTCTGGTTCCtgtctggaggagctgcagcctgCTCAGACAGCTTCTG ACTGTTCTCTCCTCATGTCGTGTGGGGAGAAAGGCAATGACGACGAGTTTGACCCTATCCCCGTGCTCATCtccaaaaactcaaatcaag ATGTGCAAGGGGAGAGTAACGGCTACTCTGTGCTCGGTGAGGTACAAGAGACCGAACTTCCAGAAGGAGATTCTCAAACTAACGAGGGATGTGTGCACTCCAGTGATGAAGACGAGGAGAAAGAAGACcataaggaggaggagcaggatgagGGAGCCTCTGAGAGTCATGTAGCAGCTCATGACTGCAGTGGCTCAAGACCTCTACTGATGGACTCTGACGAGGAAGAAGAACAGTCAGCCCTCCACTCATTAGCAGCACCAACACAACCATCTACTACCTTCCAACCACCTGCTCCCAGCACATTTGCTCAGAATCATTCCCAGCATGTACACGAACCAATAATTGCAGCTGAAGGAATTACAGATGTTTTCACAAAAGCCCCCTTTCGGATTGGGCAAGAAGACTCAAATGATGTGTTTGCCAACGCTCCATTTCCTTCCATGAATGCTCAGCAGCAGCTCGACGTTTTCTCTCAAGCTCCCTtcgggaaaagaaaagaagttgTAGGAGCGCAGCTCAAGACCTCATACCCTCATGCAGGAGGCGGTAATGCTGTCAGCCCTGATCAAGGTGCGTTGGGACAAGTTGCCCAACAACCATTCCGCCCACAAGCTTTAGCCAAATACTCCCGACACTTTGAGGGACCCCTGCCCCAGCAGCCAGTAGCAGCTCACAGAGTTGTGTCTAACGTGAGCAGGCAAGCTGCTGTGGCATCCGTCCCTGTGGGACCTCTTCACTCATGGACCTCAGAAGTGAGCCCTGTAGACCCTTTCGTCTCTGCACCCTTTCACCTCAAGGCCCCACAAGAAAAGCCTTGA